DNA from Pelagibacterium nitratireducens:
CCATGGACGATTTGCCCGACTGGAACGGGGTTTATACCGACTCGAGCGAGAACTGGTTCTGGGGCCGCATCATTCAGGCCACAACGATCGTGTCGCTGCTCACCCCCGAATACCAGAAGCGTTTCGTTCAGGAGGCTTATCATCATGCCAACACCAACGCTGCCATGTGGCCCAGCCAATATTGCTGGCCTGAGGGCTTCCTGCGCCGTTGGCACGAGCATTCTGTCCGCGACCATCAGGTGCTGATGAACGAGGATATCATTCAGATTCTCACCGGCGTTGCCGACAACTTCCTCACACAGATCCACATCGATGAAGACTTCACCATCGAAGAAGGCAGCGTGCCGCGTCTCGGTGAGGCCGTCCCGCGCTGGTATGGGGAAACCATCGGCGTCTGGCACGGGGACAATCTGATTACCTGGACCTCCAACATCCAAGGCTGGATGACCCATGGCGGCTTCGAGCATTCCAACCAGATGCAGACGGTTGAAATCTATTCTCCCGAAACCGACGACCAGGGTAATTTGGTCGGACTGCGGCACGAGGCGATCATTTATGATCCCGAAGCACTGGTCGAGCCAATCCGCATGGTGCGTGTACTTGAGCGCCTCGGCGAATTCGATGAACGCGATCCCTACATCTTCGTCGAGTGCAATCCGACCATCTATCCGGTCGACGGGCGCGCCCAACCGGTCTCACCAGGCCAGGTAATCGACTATCTGGTTCCCGACTGGTTCGGACGTCCCTGGGCCCAGATGTGGGAGCGTTTCCACGAGGAGGGCATGGAGCGGCCCGAAAGCGAAGCCCTTTTCGGCTTCTGATGCCTCAAGGGTGGGCCCGGGAAATCCCAGGCCCCTCAAGGACCCGGGAACCCGCGCGAAGCATATGTTCCTTCCGTGGGTTCCCGATATCTGCCGGGCCACAATCCGGATGCAATGGAGACGATAGATGCAGATGCATATTGCGCGGTTGGAACAACCCCGCACGTCGCTCACAGGCTCACCGCCGATTTCCAGCGAACGCCGCAGCATGAGCGTGGAGATGCGCCGCGAAGGTCCATTTTCAGCTTCATTCAGTGCGACGTCGGATCTCGTGATCATTCGCCATGTGGGCGGCGAGATTTCAGCCGATGTTTATTATTCCGACAGGGCCTATTCCCGAACACTCGCGGAGGGTGGCGTGCTGGTCATTCCACCTCACAGTGCCTTCAGGCTACGAGTGGAACAAGGTGGTCTCAATCTTTACGCGGCGCTTGCCCTGCCCCAGGGCGTGGCGGTGACAGGCTCACGTGACCGTAGGCCTGATCTGAGCCGGCCGCTGATGCTCGCTTCGGACGAGGTGCTCGATGGCCTGCTGAATATGGCGCGCGACGTCGTCGATATCCCCATGGGGGTCAGTTCCAATTTGCTCGACAGTCTGGCGAGCACAATACTGAGCCATCTGACCTGCGCCCATGCGGAACAGGACGACAATAAGCACCGTCTTCTTTCAAATCCCCACAAGACCTCAAGCACAATGGTCACCCGCGCCGTCGAATATATGATCGGCAATCTCGACCGCTCAATCACCCTGAGCGAGGTGGGTGGGCATGTGCGGTGTAGCGCCTCGCATCTGGGGCGCCTGTTTAAAACGCACCTCAAGGCTTCACCCCACCGCTACTTGCTGGGTCTGCGTGTCGAAAGGGCCCAATTGCTGCTGACAGCAACGAGGTTACCCATCGCCCACGTCGCACTTGAATGCGGGTTCGCAAGTCAGGAACATCTCACGCGCCATTTCCGTCGCCTGAGCGGCACTACTCCCGCCGCCTATCGGCGGGCGCAAGTCGACACCTAGCGGGCCTAAAAAGAGAACCTATTGGGAATAAACGAAGTGAGGGGGCATAACGCGCGCGTCCATGCTCTGGCAGACATCATCAAGCGCTCCAATGTGCCATTCCGCGTTCGGGTGATCGCGAAAAGCTTCGAAAGCGGACCTGTCGGACCATTGGGAATAGTTGACGACCATGCCTCCATCTTCGGAAGCATGGATAGCGCTGGAGACAAAGCCAGGCTGATGACGGGTGAATGTCGCGACCATCTCTTCGAGCCGTTTCAGAAAAGCCTCCTGCTGGTCCGGCTCGACGGTCACGACAACAATCACGGTCAGGAGCGATTGTCCGGTATCGATGCGCGTATTTGCCATGGTTCATCCGCCTTCCGTGTTTCCAACTCTATCCTGTGAACGTTCTGCGCGACCATCTTGTTCGCATCGCGCCACATGCGCTTACCCCGACATGGCCTTCTGAGGCATGCAATGGCCGATCTCATCGGGAAGGCCAAAGGTCGCCGCCAGCTCCATGCATAACGTGAGAGTTTCGCTGGCTGCTTGACAGCAGGTTGCGGTCGCCTCTAACTTATTTTCGCTTAACGGATATTTTTTCGTATAGCGAAACTTTTTATCCTTTGAGCGTCAATCTTTGGGAGGAAGATCATGACCAAATTGTATTCCCGCGAGCCTTTTGGCCGATTTGCGCTCAAGTCAGCCGCGATGAGTTCCATTGCCACACTTGCCCTGACGATGGCGGCATCAGCGGTTCTGGCCCAATCTGTTCCAGCCCTTCCGGACGTCGAAGGTCCTGTGTCGGCGGATGAAACAGACATGCAGCACCCGAGCCGCCGCGGTCCGACTTTGGGCCAGGAGACTCCGCAGGAGTGGCCTGCTTATGGTGAACCGGCCTTCCATGATTATG
Protein-coding regions in this window:
- a CDS encoding antibiotic biosynthesis monooxygenase family protein is translated as MANTRIDTGQSLLTVIVVVTVEPDQQEAFLKRLEEMVATFTRHQPGFVSSAIHASEDGGMVVNYSQWSDRSAFEAFRDHPNAEWHIGALDDVCQSMDARVMPPHFVYSQ
- a CDS encoding helix-turn-helix domain-containing protein; translated protein: MQMHIARLEQPRTSLTGSPPISSERRSMSVEMRREGPFSASFSATSDLVIIRHVGGEISADVYYSDRAYSRTLAEGGVLVIPPHSAFRLRVEQGGLNLYAALALPQGVAVTGSRDRRPDLSRPLMLASDEVLDGLLNMARDVVDIPMGVSSNLLDSLASTILSHLTCAHAEQDDNKHRLLSNPHKTSSTMVTRAVEYMIGNLDRSITLSEVGGHVRCSASHLGRLFKTHLKASPHRYLLGLRVERAQLLLTATRLPIAHVALECGFASQEHLTRHFRRLSGTTPAAYRRAQVDT